In one Colletotrichum destructivum chromosome 2, complete sequence genomic region, the following are encoded:
- a CDS encoding Putative tetratricopeptide-like helical domain superfamily, fungal STAND Goodbye, with translation MENEKTQLLRSDSIQRQFAAILADAQKQYASSTGLDLKDYMNPPMRTTEDLLNVINRQNEQFQSFREKRQTLFQVLSTACKPLEVVGEALAGASEEIFPPGQTIFAAVMYLINAAKDVSACYDSIIDLFDQMQDFTVRLKFYVSQKLSAELYDKVVKILVTIFEIFVLATHEVRKGRLKSYFKRLLGSESKVPDAMKKLASLTEGEERLVIAETSAGVKRSLSNQERLLEMMSRVDVNVQTLRTETRVPQTREQALSSNRDKLKGILQPSVYPEDTYSALNRTRTQGTCDWIFDDPSLKDWLAGKVRFLWISGNPGTGKSYITSRLVSWGQDLLNKQETNNMMGYFFFRQNNPESRSMTQALRDIAYQISEQDVFYGKQLVSEVSTGDEIKTVSSAFRKLLVEPCVPDKWKRYIYVLMDGLDEADPREVKEFLSLLDDLNQQPGQGTRVQVALIGRTTLTDDVMDHLGNDSTGGQQLRTLHVTPDRNSSDIVSYIVEGVNSARILRGSTDDFKQSIIETMTKQVDGLFILAKFMLAELNRIRHPRRIVESLQSYPQEINGMLKKAVLGFSSSITQEEADDLNEILRWVSVAEMGLTLEQIESVLTLKMGDAPFQLEESLRGQFSCFFTLEREDGLSTADLADRHELHRRLTSIELDPMKRTSPDFLDMERDIEYFSNKRTTYVTFFHASVKEFFREDVSTDLRADAQHPSIGFKLADARLHVLQTCLKIFTDPTYFNLGEEGLSLQRYAAWYWPEHLDDIDIKSVSASEKADIGNRLYIMLTDPTILLTWTNLFEESLDIWTDHNIEVVSRWLKDADATSTLTVEQKAWATAASASQARLLEPMGRTFAKAWLVEGFGMYMPTLFCFGVVQSLPLMEKGAKWSDSEYHWQEVPLETRIQQAAEWASHPKTGHWYRRIGSTLLNLGEHTKALEYFEKALAEDSNIVESCGRMGLCQFLKGNYEKALKLHLMCEVVEQEHMAKGYYKTDHELKAAKWRLYKNQAQIAECYNRMKRVESSLAYCRKAMRNAYEAPEFEPEIAYMRVLTENNRVTEMMSLFEGLDGRYTERGNSRFVLFLLTQIPDQSIKNWFPQAAARTGKTSVLADRYVNGIESAHDAQDSWKEFYLRNALGNVYMAAQEYDNAISIQESICFVEYKARGSLAVRVEYIASFKQLARAYSLKALEADETLRSDAVEPWVKKLEKLMEQQRKYQNRDVPLHMAGFDFNEASIFLILLYRLRNREAESRRLLGGMVSDSLLLLEDDEPQNDEISIRHLQRTLIAAGDSVNAQALWQSTRTPPTPINLSGHLAPERRSSSPRIGGLSPRRRGKQITLTRVFSESGQISCDHCLRRFQPSDTFAVCWYCVNLKFCLPCLAAIKSQNFTPGHTSACRPSHDWLLVPALTKDLQPGEILVGEKVQTLGEWKSALRQKWTQSTSATGLGIM, from the coding sequence TTCGACCAGATGCAGGACTTCACGGTCCGACTCAAGTTTTATGTATCGCAGAAACTGTCTGCCGAGCTCTACGACAAGGTTGTCAAGATTCTCGTCACCATTTTCGAGATTTTTGTCCTGGCAACACACGAAGTCCGCAAGGGACGTCTCAAGTCCTACTTCAAGCGGCTGTTGGGCAGCGAAAGCAAAGTGCCCGACGCCATGAAGAAGCTGGCTTCTCTGACCGAGGGCGAAGAGCGGCTCGTGATTGCCGAGACCAGCGCCGGCGTGAAGAGGTCCCTCTCCAATCAAGAGCGGCTACTCGAAATGATGTCAAGAGTAGACGTCAACGTTCAAACTTTGCGCACGGAAACCCGTGTACCTCAGACAAGGGAACAGGCCCTCTCGTCGAACCGGGATAAACTCAAGGGCATCTTACAGCCGTCCGTCTACCCGGAAGACACCTATTCTGCGCTCAACAGGACAAGAACGCAAGGCACCTGCGACTGGATCTTTGACGACCCGTCACTGAaggactggctggctggtaAAGTTCGATTTCTCTGGATATCAGGGAATCCCGGGACAGGAAAGTCTTACATAActtctcgtctcgtctcgtgGGGCCAAGACCTGCTCAACAAACAGGAGACCAACAACATGATGGGttacttcttcttccgccaGAACAACCCGGAATCCCGCTCCATGACACAGGCACTCAGAGATATCGCCTACCAGATCAGCGAGCAGGACGTCTTTTACGGCAAGCAACTCGTCAGCGAAGTCTCCACAGGCGACGAAATCAAAACAGTCTCCAGCGCATTCAGGAAGCTGCTTGTTGAGCCTTGTGTGCCTGACAAGTGGAAGAGATATATTTACGTGCTGATGGACGGCCTAGACGAAGCTGACCCACGGGAAGTGAAGGAATTTCTTTCGTTGTTAGACGACCTGAATCAACAGCCCGGGCAAGGGACGAGGGTACAAGTTGCCCTCATCGGGAGAACGACCCTCACGGACGATGTCATGGACCACCTCGGAAACGACTCGACGGGTGGTCAGCAGCTCCGCACTTTACACGTAACGCCCGATCGAAATAGCTCAGACATTGTATCTTACATTGTCGAGGGGGTCAATTCCGCACGAATACTGCGAGGGTCGACGGATGACTTCAAACAGAGCATCATCGAGACCATGACGAAACAAGTGGACGGCCTCTTTATTTTGGCCAAGTTCATGCTTGCTGAGCTAAACAGAATACGGCACCCCAGAAGGATCGTAGAGAGCCTGCAGTCTTACCCCCAAGAGATCAACGGTATGTTGAAGAAAGCCGTACTCGGGTTCAGTTCCTCTATCACGCAGGAGGAAGCAGATGACTTGAACGAGATTCTCCGCTGGGTATCCGTAGCCGAGATGGGTCTCACGCTGGAGCAAATTGAGTCTGTCCTGACGCTCAAGATGGGAGACGCCCCGTTCCAGCTCGAGGAATCTCTCAGAGGGCAGTTCTCGTGTTTCTTCACCCTTGAGCGTGAAGACGGACTGTCGACAGCCGATCTTGCTGACCGTCACGAACTCCATCGTCGACTGACCTCCATCGAACTGGACCCGATGAAAAGGACGAGCCCCGATTTCCTGGACATGGAGAGGGATATTGAATACTTTTCAAACAAGCGCACGACCTACGTGACCTTTTTCCATGCTTCAGTCAAGGAGTTCTTCCGGGAAGACGTGTCCACAGATTTGAGAGCCGACGCGCAACATCCTTCCATCGGGTTCAAGCTCGCTGATGCAAGACTGCACGTGCTCCAGACCTGTCTAAAGATCTTCACCGACCCGACGTACTTCAATCTTGGTGAAGAGGGTCTGTCGTTGCAGCGGTACGCCGCTTGGTATTGGCCCGAGCACTTGGACGATATAGACATCAAATCCGTCTCCGCATCTGAAAAGGCCGACATTGGCAACCGCCTATACATCATGCTGACGGACCCGACGATACTCCTGACATGGACGAATCTGTTCGAGGAGAGCTTGGATATCTGGACCGATCACAACATCGAAGTCGTCTCTCGGTGGCTCAAGGACGCGGATGCCACCAGCACGCTTACCGTCGAGCAGAAGGCCTGGGCAActgcggcgtcggcaagTCAAGCCCGACTTCTCGAACCCATGGGAAGAACCTTTGCCAAGGCTTGGCTCGTGGAGGGCTTCGGCATGTACATGCCGACTCTGTTTTGTTTCGGTGTCGTGCAGTCGTTGCCGCTCATGGAGAAGGGCGCGAAATGGTCCGACTCGGAATATCACTGGCAGGAAGTGCCCCTGGAGACCAGAATCCAACAGGCGGCTGAATGGGCGAGCCATCCTAAAACCGGACACTGGTATCGAAGAATCGGCAGTACTCTCCTGAACTTGGGAGAACACACAAAGGCACTGGAGTACTTTGAAAAGGCTCTTGCTGAGGACTCCAACATTGTGGAAAGTTGCGGTCGCATGGGTTTGTGTCAGTTTTTGAAGGGTAACTATGAGAAGGCTCTTAAGCTTCATCTCATGTGCGAGGTTGTCGAGCAAGAACACATGGCCAAAGGCTATTACAAGACGGACCATGAGCTCAAGGCTGCGAAATGGCGACTCTACAAAAACCAGGCCCAGATCGCCGAATGCTACAACCGCATGAAGCGAGTCGAGAGTTCTCTTGCGTACTGTCGCAAGGCGATGAGGAACGCCTACGAAGCCCCTGAATTCGAGCCGGAAATCGCCTACATGAGGGTTCTGACCGAGAACAACCGGGTGACGGAGATGATGAGCCTGTTCGAGGGCCTGGACGGCCGATACACCGAAAGGGGCAACTCTCGATTCGTGCTGTTTCTACTGACTCAGATACCCGACCAGTCCATCAAGAACTGGTTTCCCCAAGCGGCCGCTCGAACAGGCAAGACGAGCGTTCTCGCGGACCGGTACGTGAACGGCATCGAGTCGGCACACGATGCCCAAGACTCGTGGAAAGAGTTCTACTTGCGGAACGCTCTGGGCAACGTCTACATGGCGGCGCAGGAGTACGACAacgccatctccatccaGGAAAGCATCTGCTTTGTCGAGTACAAGGCGAGAGGTAGCTTAGCGGTGCGGGTCGAGTATATCGCCTCTTTCAAACAGCTCGCGAGGGCGTACTCTCTGAAAgcgctcgaggccgacgagacaCTGCGGTCCGACGCTGTAGAGCCCTGGGTCAAGAAGCTTGAAAAGCTCATGGAACAGCAACGCAAGTACCAGAACAGAGACGTGCCGTTGCACATGGCCGGTTTCGACTTCAATGAGGCCTCGATCTTCCTGATCCTTCTCTACCGTCTGCGAAACCGGGAAGCGGAATCACGGCGGCTGCTGGGAGGCATGGTGTCCGACAGTCTCTTACTGttggaagacgacgagccgCAGAACGACGAGATCAGCATCCGTCACCTCCAGCGCACactcatcgccgccggcgacagTGTGAATGCCCAAGCTCTGTGGCAGTCGACAAGAACCCCCCCTACGCCTATCAATCTTTCTGGTCACTTGGCGCCTGAGAGACGATCCAGCTCGCCCCGTATCGGAGGgttgtcgccgaggagacgcGGCAAGCAAATCACGTTGACGAGAGTCTTCTCGGAGAGCGGCCAGATCTCCTGCGACCACTGTCTGAGGAGGTTCCAGCCATCCGACACGTTCGCAGTGTGCTGGTACTGCGTTAACCTAAAGTTCTGTCTGCCCTGTCTAGCAGCCATCAAGAGCCAGAACTTTACGCCAGGGCATACTTCCGCCTGCAGGCCCAGCCACGACTGGCTTCTCgtgccggccttgacgaaaGATCTGCAGCCGGGTGAGATTCTGGTCGGTGAAAAAGTGCAGACGTTGGGCGAGTGGAAGTCGGCACTGCGACAGAAGTGGACGCAGTCAACGTCTGCCACAGGCCTTGGTATCATGTAG
- a CDS encoding Putative glycoside hydrolase family 11, concanavalin A-like lectin/glucanase domain superfamily, with translation MPSLASLLTAALAAVGVFAAPAADPVTTTDLVKRASTPSSTGTNNGYYYSWWTDGASPVTYTNGAGGSYSVTWQSGGNFVGGKGWKTGGARTIKYSGTFAPANNGNAYLTVYGWTRSPLIEYYIVENHGSYNPGSAGTLKGQVTVDGSVYKLYQATRTNAPSIDGTKTFQQFWAVRENKRSTGSVNTQTFFDAWKKAGMNLGTHDYMIMATEGYKSAGTASITVS, from the exons ATGCCTTCACTCGCTTCTCTCCTCACTGCCGCGCTGGCTGCTGTGGGCGTTTTTGCCGCCCCTGCTGCCGACCCGGTGACCACAACCGACCTCGTCAAGCGCGCATCCACTCCCTCCAG CACTGGGACCAACAATGGCTACTACTACAGCTGGTGGACTGACGGCGCCTCTCCCGTCACCTACACGAACGGTGCTGGGGGCTCTTACAGCGTCACCTGGCAGTCTGGAGGCAACTTCGTCGGTGGGAAGGGCTGGAAGACTGGCGGCGCCAGAACCATCAAGTACTCTGGCACATTTGCTCCCGCCAACAATGGCAACGCCTACCTGACTGTCTACGGTTGGACCAGAAGTCCT CTGATTGAGTACTACATCGTTGAGAACCACGGCAGCTACAACCCTGGTAGTGCAGGTACCCTCAAGGGCCAGGTCACCGTAGATGGATCTGTCTACAAGCTGTACCAGGCAACACGCACGAATGCCCCCTCCATCGATGGCACCAAGACCTTCCAGCAGTTTTGGGCCGTCCGCGAGAACAAGCGCAGCACCGGCAGCGTCAACACTCAGACCTTCTTCGACGCCTGGAAGAAAGCTGGCATGAATCTCGGCACCCATGACTACATGATCATGGCTACCGAGGGCTACAAGTCCGCCGGCACGGCCAGTATCACTGTCTCTTGA